A section of the Malania oleifera isolate guangnan ecotype guangnan chromosome 2, ASM2987363v1, whole genome shotgun sequence genome encodes:
- the LOC131149411 gene encoding ruBisCO large subunit-binding protein subunit beta, chloroplastic, with protein MASAFTAMSSVGSLAAPGGHIADKKYATSSNKLSSFASISSSSLGRKSNVILRRTRTPKISAMAKDLHFNKDGTAIKKLQTGVNKLADLVGVTLGPKGRNVVLESKYGSPKIVNDGVTVAKEVELEDPVENIGAKLVRQAAAKTNDLAGDGTTTSVVLAQGLIAEGVKVVAAGANPVLITRGIEKTAKALVSELKSMSKEVEESELADVAAVSAGNNYEIGNMIAEAMSKVGRKGVVTLEEGKSAENSLYVVEGMQFDRGYISPYFVTDSEKMAVEYENCKLLLVDKKITNARDLINVLEDAIRGGYPILIIAEDIEQEALATLVVNKLRGALKIAALKAPGFGERKSQYLDDIAILTGGTVIRDEVGLTLDKADKEVLGHAAKVVLTKDATTVVGDGSTQEVVNKRVAQIRNLIEVAEQDYEKEKLNERIAKLSGGVAVIQVGAQTETELKEKKLRVEDALNATKAAVEEGIVVGGGCTLLRLASKVDAIKGNLDNDEEKVGADIVKRALSYPLKLIAKNAGVNGSVVSEKVLSSDNPKYGYNAATGNYEDLMAAGIIDPTKVVRCCLEHAASVAKTFLMSDCVVVEIKEPEPVAAGNPMDNSGYGY; from the exons ATGGCGTCTGCTTTTACAGCCATGTCTTCAGTTGGCTCCTTGGCTGCCCCTGGTGGTCATATTGCGGATAAGAAATACGCAACTTCTTCGAACAAGTTGTCATCTTTTGCTTCCATTTCTTCAAGCTCGTTGGGTAGGAAGAGTAATGTGATTCTAAGGAGAACGCGTACTCCCAAGATTAGTGCTATGGCAAAGGATTTGCATTTCAACAAGGATGGAACTGCTATTAAGAAGCTGCAA ACTGGTGTGAACAAGCTTGCGGATCTAGTAGGAGTAACTCTTGGTCCCAAAGGCAGGAATGTCGTTCTAGAGAGCAAGTATGGCTCGCCCAAAATTGTAAATGATGGCGTGACTGTGGCCAAAGAG GTTGAATTGGAGGACCCAGTTGAGAACATAGGTGCTAAGTTAGTGAGGCAAGCAGCTGCCAAGACAAATGACTTGGCTGGGGATGGTACAACAACATCTGTTGTGCTTGCCCAAGGTCTTATTGCGGAAGGTGTGAAG GTGGTAGCAGCTGGTGCAAACCCTGTTCTAATCACTCGAGGCATTGAGAAGACCGCAAAAGCTCTAGTGTCTGAGCTTAAATCTATGTCAAAGGAG GTTGAAGAGAGTGAACTAGCAGATGTTGCAGCAGTTAGTGCAGGGAACAATTATGAAATAGGAAATATGATAGCTGAAGCCATGAGCAAAGTGGGTCGGAAGGGGGTGGTGACTCTTGAAGAGGGAAAAAGTGCAGAGAACAGCCTCTATGTTGTTGAGGGGATGCAATTTGATCGTGGTTATATCTCACCTTACTTTGTCACTGATAGTGAGAAGATGGCAGTTGAATATGAGAACTGCAAG TTGCTTCTTGTTGACAAGAAAATAACGAATGCAAGAGATCTTATTAACGTTCTGGAAGATGCTATCAGAGGTGGGTACCCAATTTTGATCATAGCAGAAGACATTGAACAGGAGGCTTTAGCTACTCTTGTGGTGAACAAGCTTCGAGGGGCACTGAAAATCGCTGCACTTAAAGCTCCTGGTTTTGGAGAGCGCAAGAGCCAATACCTTGATGATATTGCCATTTTGACTGGAG GAACTGTGATCCGAGATGAAGTGGGGCTTACCTTAGACAAAGCAGACAAGGAAGTCCTCGGCCATGCTGCCAAGGTAGTGCTTACCAAGGATGCTACAACAGTTGTTGGGGATGGAAGCACCCAGGAAGTAGTAAATAAACGAGTTGCGCAAATTAGAAACCTTATTGAg GTTGCAGAGCAAGACTATGAGAAGGAGAAATTGAATGAAAGAATTGCAAAATTATCAGGCGGTGTTGCTGTGATTCAG GTTGGAGCACAAACTGAGACTGAACTGAAAGAAAAGAAACTGAGGGTTGAAGATGCGTTAAATGCAACAAAG GCTGCTGTCGAGGAAGGTATTGTAGTTGGGGGTGGATGTACCCTGCTGAGACTTGCTTCAAAAGTGGATGCCATCAAGGGCAACCTTGATAATGATGAGGAGAAG GTTGGAGCAGATATTGTCAAGAGAGCTTTGAGTTATCCTCTGAAGTTAATTGCCAAGAATGCTGGTGTTAATGGAAGTGTTGTCAGTGAGAAG GTGCTTTCAAGTGACAATCCAAAATATGGATACAATGCTGCAACTGGAAATTATGAAGATTTAATGGCTGCTGGCATTATTGATCCAACAAAA